A genome region from Urocitellus parryii isolate mUroPar1 chromosome X, mUroPar1.hap1, whole genome shotgun sequence includes the following:
- the Tlr7 gene encoding toll-like receptor 7 gives MVFPMWTLKRQFLILLNMILISKLLGDRWFPKTLPCDVTLDVPKNQVTVDCTDKHLTEIPEGIPANTTNLTLTINHIASISQDSFHRLDHLIEIDFRCNCIPPRMGPKNNVCTRRLQIKPKSFNKLTYLKSLYLDGNQLLEIPQDLPPSLQLLSLEANNIFSIMKENLTELASIEMLYLGQNCYYRNPCNVSFSIEKDAFLNLTNLKVLSLKDNNITAVPTVLPSNLIELYLYNNIITEIKKDDFSNLHQLQILDLSGNCPRCYNVPFPCTPCENNSPLKIHDNAFDALTELEVLHLHSNSLQNVPPAWFQKMKKLKELDLSQNFLAKEIGDAKFLRSLPNLIQLDLSFNYELQVYQAFINLSDAFSSLKKLKILRIQGYVFKELTSRNLSPLRDLRHLEVLDLGTNFIKIANLSIFKQFEGLKVIDLSMNKISPSGEVGFCSNSRSFAESPWPQVLETFHYFKYDESARSCRFKNREAPSFLPFNEDCHMYGQTLDLSRNSIFFIKSSDFKHLSFLKCLNLSGNNIGQTLNGSEFQPLVELKYLDFSNNRLDLLYSTAFEELHKLEVLDLSSNSHYFQSEGITHMLNFTKNLKLLKRLMMNNNGISTSTSRIMESESLQILEFRGNHLDVLWLDGDNRYLQFFKNLINLEELDISKNSLSFLPPGVFDGMPPNLKRLFLAQNRLKSFNWGRLHLLKNLEILDLSHNQLMTVPERLSNCSKSLKKLILKNNQIRHLTKYFLKDAFQLRYLDLSSNKIQVIQKTSFPENVLNNLQMLLLHHNRFLCTCDAVWFVWWVNHTEVTIPYLATDVTCVGPGAHKGQSVVSLDLYTCELDLTNLILFSFSISTALFLMVVMTASHLYFWDVWYFYHFCKAKIRGYQRLLSTGSCYDAFIVYDTKDPAVTEWVFEELVAQLEDPREKHFNLCLEERDWLPGQPVLENLSQSIQLSKKTVFVMTDKYAKTENFKIAFYLSHQRLMDEKVDVIILIFLEKPLKKSKFLQLRKRLCGSSVLEWPTNPQAHPYFWQCLKNALTTDNHVSYSQMFKETA, from the coding sequence gtgTTTCCAATGTGGACATTGAAGAGACAATTTCTTATCCTTTTAAACATGATCCTAATTTCCAAACTCCTTGGGGATAGATGGTTTCCAAAAACTTTGCCCTGTGATGTCACTTTGGACGTTCCAAAGAACCAAGTGACTGTGGACTGCACAGACAAGCATTTGACAGAAATTCCTGAAGGTATCCCTGCCAACACCACCAACCTCACCCTCACCATTAATCACATAGCCAGCATCTCCCAAGACTCCTTCCATAGGCTGGACCATCTGATAGAGATTGATTTCAGATGCAATTGCATACCTCCTCGAATGGGACCAAAAAACAATGTGTGTACCAGGAGGCTGCAGATTAAACCTAAAAGCTTTAATAAACTCACTTATTTAAAATCCCTTTACCTGGATGGAAACCAGCTTCTAGAGATACCTCAGGATCTTCCTCCCAGCTTACAGCTTCTGAGTCTTGAGGCCAACAACATCTTTTCCATCATGAAAGAGAATTTAACAGAACTTGCCAGCATAGAAATGCTCTACCTGGGCCAAAACTGTTATTATCGCAATCCTTGTAATGTTTCATTTTCAATTGAGAAAGATGCCTTCCTAAACCTGACAAATTTAAAAGTGCTCTCCCTGAAAGATAACAACATCACAGCTGTCCCCACTGTTTTGCCATCTAATTTAATAGAACTGTATCTTTACAACAACATCATTACAGAAATCAAAAAAGATGATTTTAGTAACCTCCACCAATTGCAAATTCTTGATCTAAGTGGAAATTGCCCTCGTTGTTATAATGTCCCATTTCCTTGCACACCCTGTGAAAATAATTCCCCCCTAAAGATCCATGATAATGCTTTTGATGCATTAACAGAATTAGAAGTTTTACATCTACACAGTAACTCTCTTCAGAATGTGCCCCCAGCATGGtttcaaaaaatgaagaaacttaaaGAACTAGATCTTTCCCAAAACTTCTTGGCCAAAGAAATTGGGGATGCCAAATTTTTGCGTTCTCTCCCCAACCTCATCCAACTGGATCTGTCTTTCAATTATGAACTTCAGGTCTATCAGGCATTTATAAATCTATCAGAtgcattttcttctctgaaaaaacTAAAGATTCTGCGGATCCAAGGATATGTCTTCAAAGAGCTGACAAGCAGAAATCTCTCTCCATTACGTGATCTTCGTCATCTTGAAGTTCTTGATCTTGGCACTAACTTTATAAAAATCGCTAATCTTAGCATATTTAAACAGTTCGAAGGATTGAAAGTCATAGACctttcaatgaataaaatatcacCTTCAGGAGAAGTTGGCTTCTGCTCTAACTCCAGAAGTTTTGCAGAAAGTCCTTGGCCCCAGGTACTTGAAACAttccattatttcaaatatgaTGAGTCTGCAAGGAGTTGCAGGTTCAAAAACAGAGAGGCTCCTTCTTTCTTGCCTTTTAATGAGGATTGCCACATGTATGGGCAGACCTTGGACCTGAGTAgaaatagtatattttttatCAAGTCTTCTGATTTTAAgcatctttcttttctcaaatgcCTTAACTTGTCAGGAAATAACATTGGCCAAACTCTTAATGGCAGTGAATTCCAGCCATTAGTCGAACTAAAATATTTAGACTTCTCTAACAATCGACTTGATTTACTCTATTCAACTGCATTTGAGGAACTTCACAAACTGGAAGTTCTGGACTTAAGTAGCAACAGCCATTATTTTCAATCAGAAGGAATTACTCACATGCTTAACTTTACCAAGAACCTAAAGCTTCTGAAGAGATTGATGATGAATAACAATGGCATCTCTACCTCCACTAGTAGGATCATGGAAAGTGAATCTCTTCAAATTCTGGAATTCAGAGGAAACCACCTGGATGTTTTATGGCTAGATGGTGATAATAGATACTTACAATTCTTCAAGAATCTAATAAACTTAGAGGAATTAGACATCTCTAAAAATTCCCTGAGTTTCTTGCCTCCTGGAGTTTTTGATGGTATGCCTCCAAACCTAAAGAGACTCTTCTTGGCCCAAAATAGGCTTAAATCTTTCAACTGGGGAAGACTTCATCTTCTGAAGAATCTGGAAATTTTGGACCTCAGCCACAACCAATTGATGACTGTCCCAGAGAGATTATCCAACTGTTCCAAAAGTCTCAAGAAACTGATTCTTAAGAATAATCAAATCAGGCATCTGACAAAGTATTTTCTAAAAGATGCTTTCCAGTTGCGATATCTAGATCTCAGTTCAAATAAAATTCAGGTTATCCAGAAGACCAGCTTCCCAGAAAATGTCCTTAACAATCTGCAGATGTTGCTTTTGCACCATAATCGATTTCTGTGCACCTGTGATGCTGTGTGGTTTGTCTGGTGGGTTAATCACACGGAGGTGACTATTCCTTACCTGGCCACAGACGTGACTTGTGTGGGGCCAGGAGCACACAAAGGCCAGAGTGTGGTCTCTCTGGATCTGTATACCTGTGAGTTAGATCTCACTAACTTGATTCTGTTCTCATTTTCCATATCTACAGCTCTCTTTCTGATGGTGGTTATGACAGCAAGTCACCTGTATTTCTGGGATGTGTGGTATTTTTACCATTTCTGTAAGGCCAAGATAAGGGGGTATCAGCGTCTGCTATCAACAGGTTCTTGCTATGATGCTTTTATTGTATATGACACTAAAGATCCAGCTGTGACAGAATGGGTTTTTGAGGAGTTGGTGGCCCAATTAGAAGATCCACgagagaaacattttaatttatgtctGGAGGAGAGAGACTGGCTACCAGGGCAGCCAGTTCTGGAAAATCTTTCCCAGAGCATACAGCTTAGCAAAAAGACAGTGTTTGTGATGACGGACAAGTACGCAAAGACTGAAAATTTCAAGATAGCATTTTACTTGTCCCATCAGAGGCTCATGGATGAAAAAGTAGACGTGATTATCTTGATATTCCTTGAGAAGCCCCTTAAAAAGTCCAAGTTTCTCCAGCTCCGGAAGAGGCTCTGTGGGAGTTCTGTCCTAGAGTGGCCAACAAATCCACAGGCTCACCCATACTTCTGGCAATGTCTGAAAAATGCTTTGACCACTGACAATCATGTGTCCTATAGTCAGATGTTCAAGGAAACGgcctag